The DNA window TCACTCTCCGGCATCATCTCCCCTTGCCCCGCTGACCCGAATACATAGATGGCCACAAGATCCGGGTATTTCTCCCGAAGGAGTCGAACGATAAGTTCCTGTTGAGTTTCTTTGACCATGATTACCCTTAATTAATCACAGAGTTTTTCACCCTCCCCCGCTCTCACTCCTCTGCTTTTCTCTGTATACCTCTGTGCCTCAGTGTCTCTGTGGTGTCCTTTGTTTTGTCTTGTCTTTGTCTTTACAGCCTCCGGTACAGGGCCTCCGGGATATAGTAATTTTTGCGGTTCAGTATCACACCCATGATCGGCACTGATCCGCTCAGCATTCCCTTGACTCTTCGGACGGATTCCATGCTGGTCCTGCCTGCATGGACCACCAGGATGAGGCCATCCAGGTGCGCTCCCAGCAGGATCGGATCGGAATAGGCGTTCAGGGCGCAGCAATCGAATAAGATATAGTCGAAGTGTTCTTTAAACTCCTGGATTGTTTTCTCCAGAGTGGCGGATTTCAGCAGATACAGAGGATTGATCGCCGGCTCCCCGGCGGTGATGATTGAAAGATTGGGAATTTTGCAGGACCGCAAAACATCCTTCCATCCGACCTTTTCCCGGATTACTTCCCCCAGCCCTTCTGATTTTGGCAGGCCGAAAAGGCTGTGGAGCTTCGGGCTCCGGAAGTTGGCATCCACCAGGAGCACCCTGGCCTCTTCGGTCAGCGCAGAGGTAAGCGCGAAGTTGGCGGCCACGCTGGAAGTGCCCTCACCGGAGTTTGAGCTTGCAAACATCAATGCCTGGAGCCTGCTGCCCGGATTGGCCAGGTAAAGGTTATTCTTGATCCTCTGATACTCCTCGATGATTTTTGACGGCGGGGAGTAAATTTTCTGCTCCAGCCCCAAAAGACGGCGACTGCGCTGTATCAGGAAGCGGGGAAGAAACAGCAGCCACCCTTTCAGCCCTTCTCCCTGTTCCCTCCCCGAAGGGAGAAGGTTCAACGATTCAAACCGTTTGATATATTCCGGGGAAAGAGGTTTCGGTCTGGCTGGTTCTGCTGTCCTGAAATTTTCTGAAGGCTGATCATTCTGAAGAAGGGAGCCCTCCTTCTCCTGTCCAGGGGGGGTGCTCTGCTGCCTGGTGGCCTCGAAGGCTTTCTGCTGGCGGGCTGTCCTGCTGGCCGGCGGCAGTCCGCGGGGCGGACCCGGACTGACCATGAAGTCCTTTTCTCCTGCGGCATGTTCTCCCGGTTTTCTTTCCTGCTGCTGTTCCTGCCCATACTGCCCCAGAATTGCCCGCAGACCATCCCGCAGAAATCTTTGAGCTTCATCTTCCTCCCCTGCTGCTCCTGATGTCCGCCAGGGATACATCCTTTTGCCTGAATTGATAAGCCGGTATCGATAGTCTGGCATCTGAAACCAGTAAGCTCTCGCTTCTGCGGGTGAACCGGCAGCAGGCAGATGACTTCTGCTTCGCTGAACGAGGCGCGACTGGTCAGGTTGTATCTCCGGGCTTTCGAAGAGTGAGGAAAGATCCTGAATGATATCCTGATCGATAAGCTGCTGCTGGCGGCTGAACCCCAGGAGCAGTGCCTTGTCGCATATATTATTGATGAGCCTTGGAATTCCCTGGGACCGATAGTAAATTTCCAGCAGCGCTTCATAGGAGAAAATATCCTGCTGGTCCCGTCCTGCGCTTTGCAGGCGGTATTCAACATAGTGGAAGCTTTCCGATTCGGTCAAAGGATCGATCCGGCAGCTCAAATCTACCCGCTGCTTGAGCTGCTGGAACGCGGGCTGGTTCAATTTGGTTTGCAGCTCCGGTTGCCCCGCCAGGATGATCGACAGGAGTTTCTGGTCAGCCGTCTCCAGATTGAGCAGCAGCCTGATTTGCTCCAGTTGCCGCCAATCCAGGTTTTGTGCCTCATCGATAACCAGGACCACTGATATCCCCTGCTGGAGCTGGTGCAGCAGTCCCTCCCGAAGGAGCCCGAAGCTGTCTCTGGATGCCCCTATGCCGGTAACTCCGAGCTTTTCCAGGAGATGGCCAATGAGTGCGTTGTTCCCTGACCCGGTATCGAGGAAAAAGATCATCTTAACCGCCTGGCCGATCTCCTTTTGAATGACCTGGAGAAGGGCTGTCTTCCCGGTACCTGCCTTGCCGGTAACCGTGATCAGCCCCTTCTTTTCCCGGATGGCATACAGAAGGAAAAGGAGTGTGCGCTGATGGCCGGAGCTCATGAAGAAGAAATCAGGATCAGGGGTATTGTTAAAAGGAGGACCGGTAAGCCCGTAGAATGTGGTGTACATGCTCCATCTATACCTTTTCTACTCTTTAATATCCGGAATCGAACCCAGGACCGGCAGGTCAATCGACGCCTCAAGCTCCTCCGCTGACTCTACCGAGTGGTCAAGCATTTCCGATATGAGGGCAACGCCCAGGCTTGCGGTAATTCCCAATATAATGGCCATAAAAATTCTGAGGAGCTTGTTGGTTTTTCGCGGCACCAGGGGAACCAGGGCAGGTTCGATGATACTGATATTGGCAAAGCGGGCTGCATCCATAGCCTCAGAAATACGGTTTTCTTCCACTTTCTTCCGATAGAGCTGATAGTTTTCTTCATCGATTTTGAGCTGGCGCTGCAGCTGATTGAATTCCAATTCGATCTTGTTGAGATCGGCCAGTTTCTGACTGCACAGGGCCAGGTTTTTGGCGAGATTGTCCTTCCTGGCCTCAAGGGCTTCCAGATCGACCTGTTTTTTCATGATCTCTTCAGTCAGCTTGAGGTAGATATCATTGAGCCCGACATGCACTTCGTATTGTACCGGACTGCTCAGCTCACACAACTGCGATTCCACTTCCTCAATCTCTTTTCGAATGTCGAGGATCTTGCGCTGATTGGCATCGGCATACATATTCATCATTTGGGTTTCACGGAGTTTGAGCTGGGAAAGCTGAGAGTTTAACTGATCTTTCAGGGGATCCTGCCGGGAAATCTCGGTCAGCAGAATTCTTTCCTTCTGGGCAGCCAGTTGTTCTTTCTGCTGCCGTATCTGCTCTCTGATCCCCCTGATGGTACTCTGGGTGGCCTCCAGGCTGCTTTCATACTCCCCCTCCTGCCTGATAAGGATATCCCGCTGTAAGCTTAACTCAGCCAGGGAGAATTGTTTTTTAAATTCTTCCAGCCTCTGTTCCGATGCATCCAGCTTTTGCTTGAATTCAATAGCCTGCTCGGAAAAGAACTGATATGCCCCCGGGGTCTTATACACATTCAGGTGCTGATCGAGATAAAAGTCCAGCAGGGTATTGACAACATCAGCGGATACCGCGGGTTCAGGGTCGGAAAAGCTGACCATAATTACGTTGGATTGGTTTACGATACTGACCGCAAGGTTTTTTTGGATCCGAAGCACCGCTGATTTAAAAGGTGACAGGGCCTCCTGAGGTGCAGGGGCAAGGGGGAGTATATAATACAGAAGATTTTTCACCTCATGAAAAATCCTGGTCAGGGTCTGGCGTATGCCGGAGCGGGGGGGAGTTTTTCCTTTCCCGGTTTTGCCTGGCGATTTCGTGAGGTCAACACCCAGCTTTGCTACCACCTTCTCGGCCAGCACTCTGCTGCGAAGAATCTCGATTTCCGAATTGATATCTTCCAGGCGGGTAATATCCATAATCCGCTCCGGAGTAGTCATCACCGCTGTGGTGGGAATAGCGTTTTCCCTCCCCTCTTTGACCAGGATTTTTGCTGTACTTTCATAGACCGGCACCTGGTTGACGATGATGAAGACAGCCAGTGATGTCACCGCCACGAAGGTCAGCAGGATTTTCCCTTTGTGCTTAAAGAAAATCGCGAGTAAATCCCGCAATGACCTGTTGATAGTCTTCTGCTCATCCATCATTGCTTCTTCCCTTCAGAATCCCTGCGCCTGACGCTCCGCGCCATCATTTCCCCCGGATCAGGTCAGTAAATACCTCACTGGGGACAATCTGGTTCATATATTGATCGACAAACTGGTCTACCTTGCCGATCAGCGTCTTGGGCACATAAACTACATCGTTCGGCTGGAGCTGAAGGTCATTTTTCACCAGCCGCTTGCTGAGAAACAGTTTCATAAGATCGACTTTGATTACCCGAAAGCCCGGCTGTCCGATATTTCTCAGGACCAGCACACTGCGCATTTCAGCGGTATTCTTAAACCCGCCTGCCGCAAAGATGGCCTGGAGCGCTGTCTTGCCGCTGCCAAGATTGACCATCTGCGGAGTGGATACCTCTCCGCCAACGTAAACCTGATGGGAATAACTTGCGACCGCGACCGTAACTTCAGGATCACGGAGGATTTTTGCATATTTCTCCCGAATGATCTGCTGGGCCTTTGAGGATGAAAGCCCTTTCACCTTGACATCTCCAATGAGCTGCAGGGTGATCAGTCCATCGGGCCGGATAACCGTTTTGGTGTTGAGCTCCGGATGGTAATACAGGCTGATCGCCAGCTCATCCCCGGTCTGAAGGAGGTATTCGGTTTCCGACGGCTCCCCCTGGTAATTCGAGCGCATGACCTGCATCTCACCGATGTCGTCATAGGCGTAGTGCGGGCTGCATCCCAACAGGCTATGGCATACCAGGATAATGCCAGGGACCATCAGCCACCACCACCAGCCCGATCGACGGTTCCCAGTCATCTTGTGCATCCCTGCATCCCCATTCGATAAGCTGTCTTTTGGATGTCCGCCGGTGGAGGTCGTTTTTGGATTTTTCTGGTCAAGTTTTTTCCACCTGCCATGATAATTGGTCATTTATCGACCACGGTCTTCACCGCTGAATCACTCTGGTTCGAAGACGCTACCCGGAATAGCGTTCAAGAATTCCTGGACCTCAGGATGGATAAGTAAGGCAGAGACCGGATATTTTCTGTACCGGGCTATGCCTTTTTTACGCAAAATTCGTACCAAAATTTGGTTCTGAGCCCTCTGCAGCCCATAAAGTACCGATAGAAGGGCTGGCCCGAAAATCAGCCTTGAGCTACCCAAACAGAGAAAAAGAAACCACATCCGCAAGGGTTACAGGAAGGACTTGGTCGCGTATATTCCCCACGCTCTTGTCTGAATTTCAACAGGTTGTTGAGATTCAGACGCTATAGTATTGAGTTATCCTCGTGTTGACAAGGGAGTCTAATGGTTGTAAAATGGTGAACCGATAAAAGTAAAACATCTGATAATATAATTATTAATCAAAAGGTTGATAGAGTCAATCTTTTATTTCTGAAAAAGGCCGAATAGTACCATGAAACATCAGGGGGAAACAGGAGAAAGGATAAGGCGAGGGGGTACGGTATATTATGATCAAGAAGGATTACTATGAAATCTTGGAAGTCCCTCGGAATGCTGCCCCGGAAGAGATAAAGAAAGCCTATCGGAAAAAGGCGCTCCAATATCATCCGGACCGCAATCCGGGCAACCCGGAGGCGGAGGAAAAATTCAAAGAGGCTTCCGAAGCCTACGAGGTTCTGAGCGATGCCCAGAAGAGGAGCCTCTACGATCAATTCGGCCATGCAGGCCTGCAGAATTCGGGCTTTACCGGCTTTAACTTCGATGATATATTCGGGAGTGACCTTTTCAGCAGTTTCGGTGATATTTTCGGAGATTTCTTCGGGTTCAGAACCGGAAGGTCCGGCCGTCCGCGTCCGGCACGGGGAGCGGACCTTGGGCAGGAGGTAGCGATCTCTTTTCGTGAGGCGGCCTTTGGACTGGAAACCGATATTGAAGTGGAAAGACACGAAACCTGCCCGACCTGCCAGGGGAGCGGAACAAAACCCGGCACGTCACCACAGGTCTGCCGCATCTGCGGCGGACGGGGGCAGGTGCAGCGCACCCAGGGCTTTTTAAGCATTACCACCGTTTGTCCGCAGTGCCGGGGCACCGGTCAGGTGATAGAATCCCCCTGTCCGCAGTGCCGGGCAATGGGCAAAGTACCCCAGAAGAGAAAACTGCATGTCAAGATCCCCGCTGGTGTAGATAATGGCTCCCAGCTCCGGCTGCTGGGAGAAGGAGCGCTCGGAGAGCGGGGAGGTCCCCCCGGTGATCTTTACATCACCATTCAGGTCAAAGAGGATGATTTTTTCTCCCGCAAGGATGACGATGTGCTGTGCACTGTTCCCATATCCTTTGCCCAGGCTGCCCTGGGAGCGGAAATCGAGGTTCCGACACTCTCCGGGCCGCATAAACTGGAAATCCCCCGGGGAACGCAGAGCGGTACCGTGATGCGGATTAAAAAAGCGGGCTTTCCCAATGTCTACGGCAAGGGAAAGGGAGACCAACTGGTAACGATCGTCGTGGAGGTCCCCACCAGTCTTACGCCCCGGCAGGAAGAGCTGTTGCGCAAATTCGACCAGGCAGGGGATGAAAAAAAGCCGCATCAGGAGGAGAAACAGCACAAGAAGGGTTTTTTCCATTTTCTGGGATTGTTGTCGCTGGTTTTTTTTCTGCTCCTGACTTCGACTTCCCCGGCCGGGGCATCGGCGGATGCTGCCCGTGAGGGTCGCAAGACGCCAATTGTCAAAGTGGTCGAGAAGGTGAGCCCGGCGGTAGTCAATATCAGTACCGAACGGATTGTGCGGGAGAGAGTCAATCCTTTTGGCAATCCCTTCTTCGATAATTTTTTCGATAATTTTTTCGATACCTTTCCTCCGAGGAGCTACAAGGAGCAGAGCCTGGGATCGGGAGTTATCATTGATCCCAAAGGACACATTCTGACCAATGAGCACGTTATCCTCAAGGCCTCCAAAATCAAAATCACCCTGGCCGACAACCGCGAGTTCGAGGGGAAACTGGTCGGTTCTGATCCCCGCTCGGATCTGGCCGTCGTGAAAATAGATTCTCCGAAAAACCTGCCCTATATCACTACCGGACAATCCGAGGATCTGATGGTGGGTGAAACGGTAGTGGCCATCGGAAACCCTTTCGGCCTCTCTCATACCGTAACCACCGGGGTGATCAGCGCTGTCAACCGCACGGTAAAGGTTAACGAAGACCTTGTCTACCACGGTTTCATTCAGACAGACGCTTCCATCAATCCCGGAAACAGTGGAGGGCCGCTGATGAATATCACCGGGGAGTTGATCGGCATTAATACTGCCATTTACCAGAAAGCCGAGGGGATAGGTTTCGCTATTCCCATCGACCGGGCCAAAAGAATTATTGCCGACCTGATCACCTATGGCAAGGTCCGCAAGGTCTGGCTGGGGATTCGTGTTCAAAATCTTACCAGGGACCTGGCAGGCTATTTCAACCTCAGTCATCCGGCGGCAGGGGTCATTGTCACCCGCATCATCGACGGCAGTCCGGCTGAGAAGGCAGGGCTTCAGCGGGGAGACATCATCCAGAAAATCAATAGCGATCAGATCGCTTCCCAGGAGGTTTATTCCTCGGTTGTGGCCGGATTTACCGCGGACAGTGAGATGAAAATCTCGGTGTTGCGGGAAGGAAAGCCCCTGACCATCGACATTAAACCTGCCCGGCTGACCCAGGAGATTGCTGAAAAAATTGCCAAAGACCTGCTTGGTTTGACCGTCAAGGGGTTTAGCTCTTCATTCGGGGGAATGGGCGAGCGGGACTCCGGCGTGGCTGTAAGCTCTGTCCGGGGCAGGAGCCCCGTTGCCAAGGCAGGCATCCAAAAGGGAGACATCATCCGCCGGATCAATGATAAGGAGATACAAAACCTGAAAGATTTTCAGGAAGTTATCATTGCCAATGCCGATCGGGACAGCCTGCTCCTTCTGGTCCAAAGAGGACCTTATATTTATCCGGTCACGATCGGTTTCTAAGATCATACCGATAAAAAGGATGTCCTCATCTTTAACCATGACCTGTTCGATTTCCTGTCTCTTCTCCGCAGATGGAGAGCATGGATCTATTCATATATTCAATTTTGACTGCCAAAATTATCGATAACTGAAATTTATACACCGGCACAAAAGTTGCTCCTTCCGTAAAGCATATGATCGAGGCAATCGTATGCGGCTCGCGAACATAGGCTAGATAAGAACCGTTCCCGTTGTTATCCGTTGCGGTAAGGAGATCAAGATGAAGAAGTGCAATTCCCTGGGTCGGCTGCTGGTAATTTCAACCGCTTATACTGTGCTCTTATTCCTGCTGACTATGACTATCTCGCCTGGCAACTGCCAGGTACCGTCTTCCTACCCATATACCACGTATCCTTATACAACGTATCCGACCGGCACTACGAGCGGATATCCCTACACGGTGTATCCGAGCCAATCTGCTACATCTTACTCTTACTCACCGCTGACAGGTTACACTGTTAATCCCTATACTCAGGCGACTGCCGCGGTCCCTTATGGGACCACATACGGGACTACCTATCCGCAGTATGGTACTTCCTATACTACGGTGCCATCCTACGGCACTTCGGCCTATGGCCTGCCTGTATATGGTACTTCCGGATATAATATCCTGGTGATCGCTGCTCCTTCGAATTCTTATACCAATCCCTTATCCTCGTATCCTGCCATAAGTACCTATCCAGGCACATATCCTTTTGATGGCAGAATAGCGGCCATTTATCTGCCGACGCAGAGCACCTATCCTGCGTATCCGACATACCCTGCGTATCCTGCGTATCCGACGACGCCTGCGTATTCGACCTATCCGACCTATCCTGCGTATCCGACGACGCCTGCGTATTCGACATACCCGACCTATCCGACATACCCGACATATTCTACGTATCCGACCTATCCGACATACCCGACGACACAGACGTATCCGACCACACCTACCTATTCAACGAGTGTATCGGGCGGGTGGAGCGGTTCCTGGGTAAGTAACGGAACCCAGGGAGGCGCTTCTCTTACCCTGACTCAGAGCGGAACCACGCTGACTGGCACGATAAACCTTACATCTTCGAATGGTCAGGCCAAATTGAACGCCAATGTCAATGGAAGCATGAGCGGTACTACCCTGCAGCTTTGGGCAACTATTAATGGAGGTACGGATATCTTCAACCTGAGTATCATCGGAAACATTAACGGAACCGTGCTGAACGGCAATTACCGGATTACCAACAACAGCAGTATCGAGCTGGAATCCGGGACGCTTAACCTGGTCAAATCATCGCTCTATTAACCTGAGATGAGGTAAAGCAGTATGGAGTGATTCCTGTTCACAAAACAAAACAGAGCTCCGTCTCGAAATACGACATCCTGCGCTGCTGAGGCTGCAAAAAAGGCAGGCTGGAAATCAGAATCGTCCGAAATGTATAGCTGCTTTTACTCCGGATCCGAGAGCACAAGTTCAACCAGGTATCATTCACCAGGAGAAGAGAAGGAGAATCATGAATAAGGAAGAACTCTCGAAAAAGTTGAATACAAGCAAGGAAAAGCTGCAACTTCATCTGGAAAGATTCAACTCGCTGAGGGAAGAAGGGAAAACCCAGGAGGCCCTTGAGGAACTGAAAATCGCCCTCAGTTTCGCTGCTCAAACGCTGGAATACTCAAACTCCATACTGCAGGAGATCCATACTGATCTCACCAGTATGCCCCAGGAAACCAGGCAAAAAACCCTGCAGGCAATCGAAGGCAATTGCACCCGGACACTCAAGATCCGTTCGGAAAATCCTTTGTTGAATATCCATGTCCCGGAGAAAAAGACCCTGCATTAGTACAACGAGACATGGAAGAAGGATCTCCCGCAGAGACGCAGAGGCGCAGAGAATGACCCAAAATGATATCCTCTGCGCCTTTGCGTCTCTGCGGGAGAAATACCAAACAGCACAGGAATTCCCGCTCCCGCTTAAAACCTGCGGGAACAAGCATCGCGGGAAAGAGGGGTATACAAACAGGAAAACAGCACCTGAAAAAAAGATACCCCTCTTTCGAGGGGTATCACTAAAGATGTATATATAAACTAGGGGTAGGAGGAGAGCCTTACCTTGAGTTCGTTTGTTCCTCACTCATCTGCCTTAATAGACGAGAATGAAGTGCATTCATTACACAAAATGGAGAAAAAATTTTACGGAACTATCAACACGGTGTATGAGTATCCCTCATTTGAGATAATCCCGTCTCCTTGATCCATATTTTCTTGCAGCAGAGGATATTTCACAGGTATATCCCTCCTTTACAAGAGCTTTTTCTTGTGCTAACATAAGGTTTTGTGCTGGTATATCAAACTGAGTAAAAATGATTGATTCAATAAAGGCTTACTGCAAATTAACGTGCGGGAGGGTAATTATGCCACTTGCTAAAGAGAAAAAACAGGAAATTATCTCTTTGTTTCGTAAACATGAGAAGGATACGGGTTCTCCGGAAGTGCAGATTGCCATTTTGAGTGAGAGAATCAGCTATCTGACAGAACATTTCAAAGTCCACAAGGGAGATCATCACTCCCGGCGGGGATTGCTCAAAATGGTTGGACAGAGGAGAAGATTGCTGAATTACTTAAAAAGCAGCAGTGAGGATCGTTATCGAGAAGTCATTACCCGGCTTGGTATCAGAAAGTAGGCAATTACGCATTATTATCAAATATCTTCTCCTAAATCGACCTCTAAGAGTCAATGTTCCATGAGAGCAAGCGGATTAGAAGATTGCGGAAAAGGTGGAGGCTTACCTTATTATGATTAAATCTTTACAGGTGGAGTTGGCACAAAGAACTTTCACTATTTCAACAGGATTAATGGCCAAGCAGGCTAACGGGGCCGTTACCGTCCAATATGGAGAGACGGTGGTGCTTGTTACTGCGGTCTGCGAAGCCAAGCCGCGCGAGGGAACGGACTTTTTCCCCCTGACGGTTAATTACCTGGAAAAATCCTATGCAGCAGGAAGAATTCCAGGCGGGTTTTACAAGCGGGAGGGCAGGCCCTCGGAAAAGGAAGTTTTAACTTCCCGCCTGATCGATAGACCTCTGCGGCCATTATTTCCGGACGGATTCCGGAATGAAGTACAGATTATTGCCATGGTCTTATCAGCGGACCTTGAAAACGATCCGGATATTCTATCAATCATCGGGGCCTCAGCGGCTCTGGTGGTTTCGGATATTCCTTTCACGCAGCCGGTAGCGGCTGTGCGGATTGGCCTGATCAATAATGAGCTTGTTCTGAATCCCAGTAACAAAGATCTTGAGAACAGCCGGTTGAACGTTGTGGTTGCGGGAACACGGGATGCAGTGGTAATGGTGGAAGGGCAGGCGAGCGAGATTTCGGAAGAAACCATGAAAGAGGCGATCTCCTTTGCTCATCGATCTATGCTTCCGCTGCTTGATCTGCAGGATGAATTGCAGCGGCAGGTGCAAAAACAAAAGATAGAAGTTCCCCAGAAAACTATTGATGAGGAGCTGGTAAACCAGCTGCGGGGAGCTTTTCAAGAGAAATTAAAAAAGGCTATTCTTATCCCAGGAAAAATGGATCGGCAAAAAGGGATAAACGAGGTCATCGATGAAGCTGTCGCTGCTTTTGGCCAGGAGGATGATCTTCGGGAGAAAGAAATCAAGGCTATCCTCGAATCTTTGGAAAAAGAAGAGCTTCGTCGGTTAATCATCGAGGAAGGGATCAGGGCTGATGGCCGTACCCTGACCCAGATACGTCCGATCGATTGCCAGGTTTCCGTGCTT is part of the bacterium genome and encodes:
- a CDS encoding polysaccharide biosynthesis tyrosine autokinase, producing the protein MYTTFYGLTGPPFNNTPDPDFFFMSSGHQRTLLFLLYAIREKKGLITVTGKAGTGKTALLQVIQKEIGQAVKMIFFLDTGSGNNALIGHLLEKLGVTGIGASRDSFGLLREGLLHQLQQGISVVLVIDEAQNLDWRQLEQIRLLLNLETADQKLLSIILAGQPELQTKLNQPAFQQLKQRVDLSCRIDPLTESESFHYVEYRLQSAGRDQQDIFSYEALLEIYYRSQGIPRLINNICDKALLLGFSRQQQLIDQDIIQDLSSLFESPEIQPDQSRLVQRSRSHLPAAGSPAEARAYWFQMPDYRYRLINSGKRMYPWRTSGAAGEEDEAQRFLRDGLRAILGQYGQEQQQERKPGEHAAGEKDFMVSPGPPRGLPPASRTARQQKAFEATRQQSTPPGQEKEGSLLQNDQPSENFRTAEPARPKPLSPEYIKRFESLNLLPSGREQGEGLKGWLLFLPRFLIQRSRRLLGLEQKIYSPPSKIIEEYQRIKNNLYLANPGSRLQALMFASSNSGEGTSSVAANFALTSALTEEARVLLVDANFRSPKLHSLFGLPKSEGLGEVIREKVGWKDVLRSCKIPNLSIITAGEPAINPLYLLKSATLEKTIQEFKEHFDYILFDCCALNAYSDPILLGAHLDGLILVVHAGRTSMESVRRVKGMLSGSVPIMGVILNRKNYYIPEALYRRL
- a CDS encoding GumC family protein → MMDEQKTINRSLRDLLAIFFKHKGKILLTFVAVTSLAVFIIVNQVPVYESTAKILVKEGRENAIPTTAVMTTPERIMDITRLEDINSEIEILRSRVLAEKVVAKLGVDLTKSPGKTGKGKTPPRSGIRQTLTRIFHEVKNLLYYILPLAPAPQEALSPFKSAVLRIQKNLAVSIVNQSNVIMVSFSDPEPAVSADVVNTLLDFYLDQHLNVYKTPGAYQFFSEQAIEFKQKLDASEQRLEEFKKQFSLAELSLQRDILIRQEGEYESSLEATQSTIRGIREQIRQQKEQLAAQKERILLTEISRQDPLKDQLNSQLSQLKLRETQMMNMYADANQRKILDIRKEIEEVESQLCELSSPVQYEVHVGLNDIYLKLTEEIMKKQVDLEALEARKDNLAKNLALCSQKLADLNKIELEFNQLQRQLKIDEENYQLYRKKVEENRISEAMDAARFANISIIEPALVPLVPRKTNKLLRIFMAIILGITASLGVALISEMLDHSVESAEELEASIDLPVLGSIPDIKE
- a CDS encoding polysaccharide biosynthesis/export family protein, with the translated sequence MTNYHGRWKKLDQKNPKTTSTGGHPKDSLSNGDAGMHKMTGNRRSGWWWWLMVPGIILVCHSLLGCSPHYAYDDIGEMQVMRSNYQGEPSETEYLLQTGDELAISLYYHPELNTKTVIRPDGLITLQLIGDVKVKGLSSSKAQQIIREKYAKILRDPEVTVAVASYSHQVYVGGEVSTPQMVNLGSGKTALQAIFAAGGFKNTAEMRSVLVLRNIGQPGFRVIKVDLMKLFLSKRLVKNDLQLQPNDVVYVPKTLIGKVDQFVDQYMNQIVPSEVFTDLIRGK
- the dnaJ gene encoding molecular chaperone DnaJ → MIKKDYYEILEVPRNAAPEEIKKAYRKKALQYHPDRNPGNPEAEEKFKEASEAYEVLSDAQKRSLYDQFGHAGLQNSGFTGFNFDDIFGSDLFSSFGDIFGDFFGFRTGRSGRPRPARGADLGQEVAISFREAAFGLETDIEVERHETCPTCQGSGTKPGTSPQVCRICGGRGQVQRTQGFLSITTVCPQCRGTGQVIESPCPQCRAMGKVPQKRKLHVKIPAGVDNGSQLRLLGEGALGERGGPPGDLYITIQVKEDDFFSRKDDDVLCTVPISFAQAALGAEIEVPTLSGPHKLEIPRGTQSGTVMRIKKAGFPNVYGKGKGDQLVTIVVEVPTSLTPRQEELLRKFDQAGDEKKPHQEEKQHKKGFFHFLGLLSLVFFLLLTSTSPAGASADAAREGRKTPIVKVVEKVSPAVVNISTERIVRERVNPFGNPFFDNFFDNFFDTFPPRSYKEQSLGSGVIIDPKGHILTNEHVILKASKIKITLADNREFEGKLVGSDPRSDLAVVKIDSPKNLPYITTGQSEDLMVGETVVAIGNPFGLSHTVTTGVISAVNRTVKVNEDLVYHGFIQTDASINPGNSGGPLMNITGELIGINTAIYQKAEGIGFAIPIDRAKRIIADLITYGKVRKVWLGIRVQNLTRDLAGYFNLSHPAAGVIVTRIIDGSPAEKAGLQRGDIIQKINSDQIASQEVYSSVVAGFTADSEMKISVLREGKPLTIDIKPARLTQEIAEKIAKDLLGLTVKGFSSSFGGMGERDSGVAVSSVRGRSPVAKAGIQKGDIIRRINDKEIQNLKDFQEVIIANADRDSLLLLVQRGPYIYPVTIGF
- the rpsO gene encoding 30S ribosomal protein S15; amino-acid sequence: MPLAKEKKQEIISLFRKHEKDTGSPEVQIAILSERISYLTEHFKVHKGDHHSRRGLLKMVGQRRRLLNYLKSSSEDRYREVITRLGIRK